Proteins encoded by one window of Candidatus Aramenus sp. CH1:
- a CDS encoding thermosome subunit, with translation MASVPVLLFKEGTSRSTGRDALRNNILAARTLAEMLRSSLGPKGLDKMLIDSFGDVTITNDGATIVKEMEIQHPAAKLLVEAAKAQDAEVGDGTTSAVVLAGLFLEKAENLLDQNIHPTIIIEGFKKAFNKAVELLPQIATKIDLSDLKSPAAREALKKITYTTMSSKFMAEGSELNKVMDIVIDAVTTVAEPLPTGGYNVPLDLIKIDKKKGGTIEDSQLIHGIVLDKEVVHAGMPRRVEKAKIAVLDAALEVEKPEISAKISITSPEQIRAFLDEEAKYLKEMVDKLASIGANVVICQKGIDDIAQHFLAKKGILAVRRVKRSDIEKLEKALGARIISSIKDATPEDLGYAELVEERKVGNDKMVFIEGARNPRAVNILLRGSNDMALDEAERSINDALHALRNILMEPYILPGGGAVELELAARLRDYARTVGGKEQLAIEAYAEALEEIPVILAETAGLEPVSSLMEMRARHAKGLVNAGVDVINGKIIDDMYSINVVEPIRVTRQVLKSATEAATSILKIDDLVAASQLKSEKKEGEKKGEGEESSSPTPSLS, from the coding sequence ATGGCATCCGTTCCAGTCTTACTGTTTAAAGAGGGTACTTCTAGGTCTACCGGTAGGGACGCGCTAAGGAACAACATACTAGCGGCAAGGACCTTAGCCGAGATGCTGAGGTCAAGTTTGGGTCCAAAGGGACTTGACAAGATGCTCATCGATAGCTTCGGAGACGTGACGATAACTAACGACGGTGCGACAATTGTCAAGGAGATGGAGATACAGCACCCCGCTGCCAAGCTTCTAGTTGAGGCAGCAAAGGCCCAAGATGCAGAAGTGGGAGATGGAACGACCAGCGCAGTAGTGTTGGCTGGCCTCTTCCTCGAGAAGGCAGAAAACCTGCTTGACCAGAACATTCACCCAACCATAATCATTGAGGGGTTCAAGAAGGCCTTTAACAAGGCAGTGGAGCTCTTGCCACAGATAGCTACTAAGATCGATCTCAGTGACCTAAAGTCCCCAGCTGCTAGGGAGGCGCTAAAGAAGATAACCTACACCACTATGTCCAGCAAGTTCATGGCAGAGGGGAGCGAGCTCAACAAGGTAATGGACATAGTTATCGACGCAGTGACCACTGTAGCAGAGCCTTTGCCAACCGGAGGCTATAACGTTCCTCTTGACTTGATAAAGATCGATAAGAAGAAGGGAGGGACAATTGAGGACAGCCAGCTCATCCACGGTATAGTGCTTGACAAGGAAGTAGTGCACGCGGGGATGCCAAGGAGGGTAGAAAAGGCAAAGATAGCCGTACTTGACGCTGCACTAGAGGTGGAGAAGCCAGAGATCTCAGCTAAGATAAGCATAACTAGCCCAGAGCAGATAAGGGCATTCCTAGACGAGGAGGCCAAGTACCTCAAGGAGATGGTCGACAAGCTCGCGTCAATTGGCGCTAACGTGGTGATCTGTCAGAAGGGAATTGACGACATAGCCCAGCACTTCCTCGCCAAGAAGGGAATCCTAGCGGTTAGGAGGGTGAAGAGGAGCGACATCGAGAAGCTGGAGAAGGCACTTGGCGCTAGGATAATAAGTAGCATCAAGGACGCCACGCCAGAGGACCTCGGTTACGCTGAGCTAGTGGAGGAGAGGAAGGTAGGTAACGACAAGATGGTATTCATTGAAGGGGCGAGGAACCCGAGGGCCGTGAACATCTTGCTGAGGGGTTCCAACGACATGGCCCTAGACGAGGCCGAGAGGAGCATTAACGATGCCCTACACGCTCTAAGGAACATCCTAATGGAGCCATATATCCTGCCCGGCGGAGGAGCTGTAGAGCTAGAGCTCGCAGCGAGGCTAAGGGACTACGCCAGGACTGTTGGAGGGAAAGAGCAGTTAGCTATCGAGGCCTACGCTGAGGCGTTAGAGGAGATCCCTGTAATCTTGGCCGAGACTGCAGGCCTAGAGCCCGTGTCCTCCCTAATGGAGATGAGGGCGAGGCACGCGAAAGGGCTAGTAAACGCTGGCGTTGATGTAATTAACGGAAAGATAATTGACGACATGTACTCAATTAACGTGGTAGAGCCCATAAGGGTAACAAGGCAAGTACTGAAGAGCGCTACTGAGGCGGCCACTTCCATATTGAAGATAGACGACTTAGTTGCAGCTTCCCAGCTCAAGAGCGAGAAGAAGGAAGGAGAGAAGAAGGGAGAAGGAGAAGAGAGTTCTTCCCCCACTCCCTCCCTAAGCTAA
- a CDS encoding replication initiator protein WhiP, producing MGDKAIDEVAENLSKTYLRGSPRSKLIEAVVVLLHARPLRTSEIATNLGYETKYISSYLSYWKKKGLVYQEGGRWYLTPDGENLAKAIIDSYSNSRFKEMLAIAKQLIDPVNQPINNKKGQDETKEAKEVLSFIDNKTSKAIKKQQKGDPTVCLSEIIQKLDEDEREILIYLISRYKQWGSTYVYLDQLQEEYKADPAWLFKVLRGLQTKRIVYLYNDPKLGFRVGFSQVVKKKLEDC from the coding sequence ATGGGAGACAAGGCTATCGACGAAGTTGCAGAGAACCTTTCGAAGACCTACCTAAGGGGTTCTCCTAGGTCCAAACTGATTGAGGCAGTTGTTGTCCTCCTACACGCGAGGCCCTTGAGGACTTCTGAGATAGCCACGAACTTAGGTTACGAGACTAAGTACATAAGCAGTTACTTGAGCTACTGGAAGAAAAAGGGCCTCGTCTACCAAGAGGGAGGCAGGTGGTACTTAACTCCAGATGGCGAGAACTTGGCCAAGGCGATCATCGATTCCTACTCCAACTCTAGGTTCAAGGAAATGCTGGCAATAGCTAAACAGCTCATCGATCCTGTTAATCAACCAATAAACAACAAAAAGGGACAAGACGAGACAAAAGAGGCCAAGGAAGTTTTGTCGTTTATTGACAACAAAACCAGTAAGGCTATCAAGAAACAACAAAAAGGAGACCCAACGGTTTGTCTATCGGAAATCATTCAAAAATTAGATGAGGATGAGAGGGAAATATTAATTTACTTAATATCTAGGTACAAACAATGGGGCTCCACATACGTATACTTGGACCAGTTGCAGGAGGAGTACAAAGCGGATCCAGCGTGGCTGTTCAAGGTATTGAGGGGGCTTCAGACTAAGAGGATCGTCTACTTATACAACGACCCCAAGTTGGGTTTCAGGGTTGGTTTCTCCCAAGTTGTCAAGAAGAAGCTAGAGGACTGCTAA
- a CDS encoding ATP-NAD kinase family protein, whose protein sequence is MKVGFLVNPYAGSGGRIGRKGSDDLRVENPEVPFRVKRFLNLALRVKYFVPRGKMGEVYFRGTDFDYEVIDAGRDNSTREDTIASVKILQDVVDVITFVGGDGTARDVAGALTRNLPILGIPAGVKMHSGVFATTPEAAARILRDYVQGNARVVKAEVLDVDEEEYRRGNFVVKLFFVVSTISSGNLLTPSKEEYSSSDTDDISEFVIDMIKDNVYYAMGPGKTVKSIEERLGYFTNFLSTDLFLGKKLVKAGVSYFDLIGLTGELKVILSPIGGQGFLIGRGNQEIGPEVLKRVGKKGIIVVSSREKLRSIDCLRIDTGDPEVDRLLQGVYNVIVGYNEFMPVKTCSNT, encoded by the coding sequence ATGAAGGTCGGGTTTCTAGTTAACCCTTACGCGGGATCAGGCGGGAGGATCGGGAGGAAGGGCAGTGACGACCTCAGGGTTGAGAACCCGGAGGTGCCTTTTAGGGTAAAGAGGTTCCTCAACCTCGCCCTCAGGGTTAAGTACTTTGTCCCAAGAGGGAAGATGGGGGAAGTCTACTTCAGAGGAACAGACTTCGATTACGAGGTCATTGACGCCGGCAGGGACAACTCGACTAGGGAAGACACGATAGCTAGCGTGAAGATCCTTCAGGACGTAGTAGACGTAATAACTTTCGTGGGAGGAGATGGGACAGCTAGAGACGTAGCGGGAGCACTAACTAGGAACCTGCCCATTCTCGGAATACCAGCAGGGGTAAAGATGCACAGCGGGGTCTTTGCTACAACTCCAGAAGCCGCAGCAAGGATCCTACGCGATTACGTCCAGGGGAACGCGAGGGTGGTCAAAGCTGAAGTCTTGGACGTGGACGAGGAGGAGTACAGAAGGGGGAACTTCGTGGTCAAACTCTTCTTCGTAGTTAGCACAATATCCTCAGGGAATCTGTTAACCCCGAGCAAGGAGGAGTACTCCTCTTCCGACACCGACGACATTTCGGAGTTTGTAATAGACATGATAAAGGATAACGTATATTACGCTATGGGGCCAGGAAAAACTGTAAAAAGTATTGAGGAAAGGCTAGGTTACTTTACTAATTTCCTATCTACTGACTTATTCCTAGGCAAGAAGCTGGTCAAGGCCGGGGTCAGCTACTTTGACTTGATTGGTTTAACCGGGGAGTTAAAGGTGATCCTGTCGCCTATCGGTGGTCAAGGGTTCTTGATAGGTAGAGGGAACCAAGAGATAGGCCCTGAAGTACTAAAGAGAGTGGGGAAGAAAGGAATCATAGTTGTATCTTCAAGGGAAAAGCTGAGGAGCATAGACTGCTTGAGGATTGACACTGGGGACCCGGAGGTGGACAGACTCCTCCAGGGGGTTTACAACGTGATCGTAGGCTACAATGAGTTTATGCCAGTGAAAACGTGCAGTAATACATGA
- a CDS encoding winged helix-turn-helix domain-containing protein: MDILEIAEEAVKARQGNKPKYDEAHVVMALEIIMQEQPIGRMSIMKRLDLSEAPTKTLVKRLRELNVIKVDKVGGAELTELGKKAVEEWKRAVSIHSARLNSINWDTMEIVISGGVKILERMGIINLRDAIIKNGAESTLIAVVTDKGIELPPKTDELSMGNLLQEIRESCPTCVPEDLIVFVTPQNKYIAYKVAVNLVKYEGRVSS; this comes from the coding sequence ATGGATATCCTAGAGATCGCAGAGGAGGCCGTGAAGGCTAGGCAGGGGAACAAGCCAAAGTACGATGAGGCCCACGTGGTAATGGCCTTGGAGATAATAATGCAGGAACAGCCCATAGGGAGGATGAGCATAATGAAGAGGTTAGACCTCTCTGAGGCGCCCACAAAGACGCTAGTGAAGAGGTTGAGGGAGCTAAACGTTATCAAGGTTGACAAAGTGGGCGGGGCAGAGCTCACCGAACTGGGTAAAAAGGCGGTAGAGGAGTGGAAAAGGGCAGTTTCGATCCACTCGGCTAGGTTAAACTCGATCAACTGGGACACCATGGAGATCGTGATTAGTGGGGGCGTGAAGATCCTAGAAAGGATGGGGATCATAAACCTCAGGGACGCCATAATCAAGAACGGCGCCGAGTCTACGCTGATCGCTGTTGTCACAGACAAGGGCATAGAACTCCCTCCTAAGACCGACGAACTTTCCATGGGAAACCTCTTACAGGAAATAAGGGAAAGCTGTCCCACTTGTGTCCCAGAGGATCTAATAGTCTTCGTTACCCCTCAGAACAAGTACATCGCATATAAGGTTGCTGTGAACTTGGTAAAATATGAAGGTCGGGTTTCTAGTTAA
- the argF gene encoding ornithine carbamoyltransferase codes for MLKGKNLLCLLDLEKEEIEKIMDASFLMKHFVYSNSVPKPLQGKRVALIFEKPSTRTRVSTELAVNLLGGYVIVLNKSEIQWSRGEPVEDTARVLGRMVNGIGARVLSHDSLVKLASFSGVPTINLLSDLSHPLQALADYMTVREKFGGYKAIAFVGDGSDNVLVSLMAFASKMGLELRVASPPGLRPRPDIWKRIEEEAERSGANIEFYEDPYEAVRGSYVVYTDVWVSMGQENVAQQKKEILKDYKVTEDLMRYTASGGIFMHCLPAVRGEEVEASVIDGKRSAVWDQAENRLYTSMAVFSLLI; via the coding sequence ATGCTCAAAGGTAAAAATCTGTTATGCCTACTTGACCTAGAGAAGGAGGAGATAGAGAAGATAATGGACGCCTCCTTTTTAATGAAGCACTTTGTGTACTCCAATTCCGTTCCTAAGCCATTACAAGGTAAGAGGGTTGCCCTTATCTTCGAGAAGCCGAGCACTAGGACTAGGGTCAGCACGGAACTGGCTGTCAATTTACTGGGTGGTTACGTGATAGTGCTAAACAAGTCGGAGATACAGTGGAGCAGGGGCGAGCCGGTGGAGGACACCGCCAGGGTTCTGGGCAGAATGGTGAACGGCATAGGGGCGAGGGTCCTCTCCCACGATAGCCTTGTAAAGTTGGCAAGTTTCTCAGGCGTCCCCACCATAAACCTCCTGAGTGACCTCTCCCACCCCCTTCAAGCCCTAGCTGACTACATGACAGTTAGGGAGAAGTTCGGCGGGTACAAGGCTATAGCCTTTGTAGGCGACGGGAGCGACAACGTGCTGGTCAGCTTAATGGCCTTCGCCTCAAAGATGGGCCTAGAGCTGAGGGTCGCGTCACCGCCTGGGCTGAGGCCTAGGCCAGACATATGGAAAAGGATAGAAGAGGAGGCGGAAAGGTCTGGTGCAAACATAGAGTTCTACGAGGATCCCTACGAGGCTGTTAGGGGAAGTTACGTGGTATACACTGACGTGTGGGTGAGCATGGGTCAGGAAAACGTGGCCCAGCAGAAGAAGGAGATACTAAAGGACTACAAGGTGACGGAAGACCTAATGAGGTACACTGCCTCTGGGGGAATATTCATGCACTGCCTACCCGCTGTGAGGGGAGAAGAGGTGGAGGCAAGCGTAATAGACGGCAAGCGGAGTGCTGTGTGGGATCAAGCTGAGAACAGGCTCTACACGTCAATGGCGGTGTTCTCCTTGCTCATTTGA